The Alnus glutinosa chromosome 7, dhAlnGlut1.1, whole genome shotgun sequence genome includes a region encoding these proteins:
- the LOC133872563 gene encoding protein RRP6-like 2, which produces MAMNQHHDDHQDAMNVDQGQAQKVQTLHDLSTGSLASSVSELSGSSRGVPSGKDFHFFYNFDEFKAPIQEISKKSQSMLEAIGSSTARVWGDKEMTFPARSDIDDAYDWLVNVNDELLERFHVSADEFQRVRKKEEETGQAVTDTDDGFQVVYGKKKKWASHGSASHGSVGGEASVAMGVKVATKDKKTTGPKQKVPFHIPSIRKPQDELNILVNNSNQPFEHVWLQRSEDGLRFIHPLEKLSVLDFVDKDIGNVDPIKPPSLESTPFKFVEEVKDLKEMAAKLRGVNEFAVDLEHNQYRSFQGLTCLMQISTRTEDFVVDTLKLRIHIGPYLREVFKDPTKRKVMHGADRDIVWLQRDFGIYVCNLFDTGQASKVLKLERNSLEFLLHHFCGVTANKEYQNADWRLRPLPEEMLRYAREDTHYLLHIYDLMRIKLFSMPKESENFDTPLVEVYKRSYDVCMQLYEKELLTDNSYLYIYGLQAAALDAQQLAVVAGLCEWRDVVARAEDESTGYVLPNKVVLEIAKHKPDSTSKLRRLVKSKHPYIERNLASVVSVIRHSLQNAADFEAVAEHLKLGHTEMAAEENIVVADGFEVFLPDTPTEVEAANARRESIDCSNTINGHISVLLPASSELKAESSELGCSALKLGRGAHGGSYEEHSDKSEEVNINSDSCISDRPSGGLTTSGQSRDANDDTLVLHSAKVTGATVQMLKKPSRAFGALLGSSAPKRKFNTDKREEMKKLEQIRSSVNFPFHSFRGMSEQSKPAVEICDPQGSVAMPAASPQRDEIILLEDNSEAEESIGGNSEGTNEQKNNFGMSGLELDNRDEPMSLSELSSSFEKCFESINQNGKARQVGKSQESGFLQLKPFDYEAARKEVRFGEDGSERSASGSNKGLKVDSGKKKKGSVIGGVQRDDGTTELLPQGRRRQAFPTTGNRSATFR; this is translated from the exons ATGGCCATGAACCAACACCACGACGATCACCAAGACGCCATGAACGTCGACCAAGGCCAAGCTCAGAAGGTCCAAACCCTGCATGACCTGTCCACAGGCTCGCTAGCTTCGTCGGTGTCCGAGCTCTCCGGTTCCTCCCGCGGCGTGCCCTCCGGCAAGGACTTCCACTTCTTCTACAACTTCGATGAGTTCAAGGCCCCGATCCAAGAAATCTCCAAGAAATCGCAGTCGATGCTTGAGGCGATCGGCTCCTCGACGGCGAGGGTTTGGGGGGACAAGGAAATGACATTCCCTGCCCGCAGCGACATTGATGACGCGTACGACTGGCTGGTGAACGTGAACGACGAGCTGTTGGAGCGGTTCCACGTATCGGCCGACGAGTTCCAGAGGGTtcggaagaaggaagaagagacaGGCCAGGCCGTAACGGACACGGATGACGGATTTCAGGTAGTGTacgggaagaagaaaaagtgggCGAGTCATGGCTCGGCGAGCCATGGCTCAGTGGGTGGGGAGGCGAGTGTGGCGATGGGGGTGAAGGTTGCGACCAAGGATAAGAAGACGACGGGGCCGAAGCAGAAGGTGCCGTTTCATATTCCATCGATACGGAAGCCGCAGGACGAGTTGAATATTCTTGTGAATAATTCGAACCAGCCATTTGAGCACGTTTGGTTGCAGAGGAGTGAGGATGGGCTGAGGTTTATTCATCCCCTG GAGAAGCTTTCGGTTTTGGATTTTGTTGATAAAGATATTGGGAATGTGGATCCTATAAAACCTCCCTCGCTAGAGTCAACCCCATTCAAGTTTGTGGAGGAAGTGAAAGATTTGAAAGAGATGGCTGCTAAATTGCGTGGTGTAAATGAATTTGCG GTTGATTTGGAACATAATCAATATCGATCTTTTCAAGGATTGACTTGCTTGATGCAAATATCTACTAGAACCGAAGATTTTGTTGTTGATACTCTAAAACTTCGAATTCATATTGGTCCATACCTCAGGGAAGTTTTCAAGGACCCTACCAAGAGAAAG GTTATGCATGGAGCAGATCGAGATATTGTATGGCTTCAACGGGACTTTGGCATTTATGTATGCAATTTGTTTGACACTGGCCAG GCCTCAAAGGTGTTAAAACTAGAGAGAAATAGCTTGGAGTTTCTTTTGCATCACTTTTGTGGAGTTACCGCTAACAAAGA ATACCAGAATGCAGATTGGAGATTACGCCCTCTTCCTGAGGAGATGCTCAG ATATGCCAGAGAAGATACACACTATCTATTGCATATATATGATTTAATGAGAATCAAGTTGTTTTCAATGCCCAAGGAGtctgaaaattttgatactCCTTTAGTTGAG GTCTACAAGCGCAGTTATGATGTATGCATGCAACTGTACGAAAAAGAGCTTTTGACTGACAATtcgtatctatatatatatgg GTTGCAGGCTGCTGCTCTTGATGCTCAGCAGCTTGCTGTTGTTGCG GGGCTTTGTGAGTGGCGAGATGTTGTTGCTCGTGCAGAGGATGAGAGTACTGGTTACGTATTGCCAAACAAAGTTGTTCTTGAAATTG CCAAGCACAAGCCTGACTCTACTAGCAAGCTACGTCGACTGGTAAAGTCAAAGCACCCTTACATTGAGCGCAATCTTGCTTCCGTTGTTAGCGTGATTAGGCATTCTCTGCAAAATGCTGCTGATTTTGAAGCTGTTGCTGAACATCTGAAGCTGGGCCACACAGAAATG GCAGCGGAAGAAAATATTGTGGTTGCTGATGGATTTGAAGTCTTCTTACCTGATACTCCTACAGAAGTTGAAGCTGCAAATGCTAGAAGAGAAAGCATTGATTGTAGCAATACAATAAATGGTCATATTTCTGTGCTTTTGCCTGCTTCTTCTGAGCTGAAAGCAGAGTCTTCGGAGCTTGGATGCAGTGCCTTAAAACTGGGCAGGGGTGCACACGGAGGCTCTTATGAGGAGCATTCAGATAAAAGTGAGGAAGTAAATATAAATTCCGATAGTTGTATTTCAGATCGCCCTAGTGGAGGCCTCACTACTTCTGGGCAGAGTAGAGACGCAAATGATGATACCTTGGTGTTGCATTCAGCGAAG GTTACTGGAGCTACTGTTCAGATGCTAAAGAAGCCTAGCCGTGCTTTTGGGGCGCTACTGGGAAGTTCAGCCCCAAAGAGGAAGTTTAATACTGATAAAAGG GAAGAGATGAAGAAGTTGGAGCAAATCAGATCTTCAGTGAACTTTCCCTTCCACTCATTTCGGGGCATGAGTGAGCAGTCGAAACCGGCTGTGGAAATTTGTGATCCTCAAGGATCTGTTGCCATGCCAGCCGCCAGCCCTCAAAGAGATGAAATTATATTGTTGGAGGATAATTCAGAGGCAGAGGAGTCAATAGGTGGAAACTCGGAAGGTACCAATGAGCAGAAGAACAATTTTGGGATGTCTGGTTTGGAGTTGGATAACAGAGATGAGCCTATGTCTCTCTCAGAATTGTCTTCGAGCTTTGAAAAATGCTTTGAATCAATTAATCAAAATGGAAAGGCCAGACAAGTTGGGAAATCTCAAGA